One Scylla paramamosain isolate STU-SP2022 chromosome 5, ASM3559412v1, whole genome shotgun sequence genomic region harbors:
- the LOC135100576 gene encoding uncharacterized protein LOC135100576 produces MRILVTLVVVAAVAAAPKKPTKSFPKKYDAAVHSVKDTYSVYHHAADEDMVVPDFSPFRALLPQIPTFPIPEESSYTGLGDAVAEDDMSPPPEDTYSSVSGVNHDALVPPPVSPAPKAPSSYLTYEGPSEEPLRPPPTSTYAQPPKDASGSEVLRSLAAMIQALPHISSYTNYRQAAAAQAEDGGPARQMQPPQQPSSYASVPSQPSPSQDEDGPVVLPLRGLAAPQ; encoded by the coding sequence GTGACcctcgtggtggtggcggcggtggcggcggctccCAAGAAGCCTACCAAGAGCTTCCCCAAGAAGTACGACGCGGCGGTGCACAGCGTGAAGGATACGTACAGCGTGTACCACCACGCCGCAGACGAGGACATGGTGGTGCCGGACTTCAGCCCCTTCAGGGCCCTCCTGCCCCAGATCCCAACCTTCCCCATCCCAGAGGAGTCCTCATACACGGGGCTCGGGGACGCCGTGGCCGAGGATGACATGTCCCCCCCGCCTGAGGACACTTATAGCAGCGTGTCAGGTGTGAACCACGACGCCCTCGTCCCTCCCCCAGTCTCCCCAGCCCCCAAAGCCCCCAGCTCTTACCTCACCTATGAGGGACCCAGCGAGGAGCCCCTGAGGCCCCCGCCCACCTCCACCTACGCCCAGCCCCCCAAGGACGCGTCAGGTTCCGAGGTGCTGAGGTCCCTGGCCGCCATGATCCAGGCCCTGCCACACATCAGCTCCTACACCAATTACCGGCAAGCCGCTGCAGCCCAGGCCGAGGATGGAGGCCCCGCCCGCCAGATGCAGCCGCCCCAGCAGCCCAGCTCTTACGCCAGCGTGCCAAGCCAACCATCCCCCAGCCAAGACGAAGACGGCCCCGTGGTGCTGCCCCTGAGAGGCCTCGCTGCTCCTCAGTAG